The Hyalangium gracile genome has a window encoding:
- a CDS encoding YbcC family protein, which produces MSHPHHIADQVPAGERGERLGQALAHAAHLLPVQGPIGVFVHHNTLHAFQHLPFHEALATASATLGTESYLPESRYRELYQQGRITDEDLDAALAERDSSESVVELAPGPLSRRELERLALLHPLPAETAASLRWRMAELAASRRLRADLPEGTRASLLQRSTEGLRAWMDRVGRDWTVTELASALLGTSVEVSVVIAAASPPKLSRDAALRRLGIPGTAIEAYLTRVRELIGRGSGSSVEVDAWLAAEATVGVQALAEAFGGDGSLSSLRERLRRDPEAFAVSALWSACRTPLLQVKRQTPEDSRERGLGPREVLREVTGEDVGELVHPHLIRACAAFLDLGVAHWAMPDRERGLYFAWRAMKLRGSGVLPRWLDGLEEELAQSEARNLSARDVVLAALDELGLPETRWEDLLTRVLLALPGWAGMMRRLELNPGDRPSGAPPASLMDFLAVRLTLERFALRDVARRRLGYTGPLSGLMEHARRTAPRQDSAPERPAEQGSWRLFQFLQLAGMTAMDVVDFPLSRRHALLSWLEAFDATSRRRVWQEAYEHHYRMKVLQGVGQNRRRPETLRQVSDARFQVLFCIDDREEGIRRHFEELSPRHETFGVAGFFGVAVDYRGLDDDNTAALCPVVVTPRHQVVERAHPEHGHLAEARARLRASWGRIDHWLHGGSHSLELGWLLTPVLGLLSVLLMPLHLLVPHTVDRMRRALSRKMLPAPRTVLTSLRPDEHSTATDAKPVGFTVAEQADRVAATLENVGLVKNFAPLVVLLGHGAVSVNNPHQSAYDCGACGGRHGGPNARLFAEMANRPEVRARLRQRGIHIPDTTFFLGGLHNTTTDEVSLSDTEHVPEALREELTAFRRMMDRARMLSAHERCRRFESAPLTLSPAAALRHVEERAVDLSQARPELGHVTNAACIVGRRALTRGLFLDRRSFLVSYDATIDATGSILERILAAVGPVGAGINLEYYFSCIDNDRYGCGTKLPHNLTGMLGVMDGVESDLRTGLPRQMIEIHEPIRLLILVEASVAVLAGIYERQRELRELIGNGWVQLVSVDPDTGAMQRFTPRGFQPVTPPEAPLPVVSASPEWYRGQRDFLPPALIDTTQEPPVKRRSAPSPRTGGSVHAAQ; this is translated from the coding sequence ATGAGCCATCCGCATCACATTGCTGATCAAGTCCCCGCGGGAGAGCGCGGGGAGCGGCTGGGCCAGGCGCTGGCCCACGCAGCCCACCTGCTCCCGGTGCAGGGCCCCATCGGCGTCTTCGTGCACCACAACACGCTGCACGCCTTCCAGCACCTGCCCTTCCACGAGGCGCTGGCCACCGCGAGCGCCACACTGGGCACGGAGTCCTACCTGCCCGAGTCCCGCTACCGGGAGCTCTACCAGCAGGGGCGCATCACCGACGAGGACCTGGACGCCGCGCTGGCCGAGCGGGACTCGAGCGAGTCCGTGGTGGAGCTGGCGCCGGGACCACTCTCGCGGCGAGAGCTGGAGCGGCTGGCGCTGCTCCATCCGCTGCCCGCGGAGACGGCGGCCTCGCTGCGCTGGCGCATGGCGGAGCTGGCGGCGTCTCGGCGGCTTCGCGCGGATCTGCCCGAGGGCACGCGGGCCAGCCTCCTCCAGCGCTCGACCGAGGGGCTGCGCGCGTGGATGGACCGCGTGGGCCGGGACTGGACGGTGACGGAGCTGGCGAGCGCCCTGCTGGGCACCTCGGTGGAGGTGAGCGTCGTCATCGCCGCGGCGTCCCCGCCGAAGCTGTCCCGAGACGCCGCGCTGCGGAGGCTGGGCATCCCGGGGACAGCCATCGAGGCCTATCTGACGCGGGTGCGGGAGCTGATCGGCCGAGGCTCGGGCTCCTCCGTCGAGGTGGATGCGTGGCTGGCGGCGGAGGCGACGGTCGGGGTGCAGGCGCTGGCGGAAGCCTTTGGCGGTGATGGCAGCCTGTCCTCGCTGCGAGAGCGGCTGAGGCGAGATCCCGAGGCCTTCGCGGTGAGCGCGCTGTGGTCGGCCTGTCGCACCCCGCTGCTCCAGGTGAAGCGCCAGACGCCCGAGGACTCGCGGGAGCGGGGGCTCGGCCCTCGCGAGGTTCTGCGGGAGGTGACGGGCGAGGACGTGGGAGAGCTGGTCCACCCGCACCTCATCCGGGCGTGCGCGGCCTTCCTCGACCTGGGGGTGGCGCACTGGGCCATGCCCGATCGCGAGCGCGGGCTGTACTTCGCCTGGCGCGCCATGAAGCTCAGGGGCAGCGGCGTGCTGCCCCGGTGGCTCGACGGGCTGGAGGAGGAGCTGGCGCAGTCCGAGGCCCGGAACCTCTCGGCTCGGGACGTGGTGCTGGCGGCGCTCGATGAGCTGGGCCTGCCCGAGACGCGGTGGGAGGACCTGCTCACCCGCGTGCTGCTCGCCCTGCCTGGCTGGGCGGGGATGATGAGACGGCTGGAGCTCAACCCCGGTGATCGCCCCTCGGGTGCGCCACCGGCCTCGCTGATGGACTTCCTGGCCGTGCGCCTGACCCTGGAGCGCTTTGCCCTGCGCGACGTGGCGCGGCGGCGGCTGGGCTACACCGGTCCGCTGTCGGGGCTGATGGAGCATGCCCGCCGCACGGCTCCGCGGCAGGACTCCGCGCCGGAGCGCCCGGCGGAGCAGGGGAGCTGGCGCCTCTTCCAGTTCCTGCAGCTGGCGGGGATGACGGCCATGGACGTGGTGGACTTCCCGCTGAGCCGGCGCCACGCCCTGCTCTCGTGGCTCGAGGCCTTCGACGCGACGTCCCGCCGCCGGGTGTGGCAGGAGGCCTATGAGCACCACTACCGGATGAAGGTGCTCCAGGGCGTGGGGCAGAACCGACGCCGTCCGGAGACGCTGCGCCAGGTGAGCGATGCGCGCTTCCAGGTGCTCTTCTGCATCGACGACCGCGAGGAGGGCATCCGCCGCCACTTCGAGGAGCTCAGCCCCAGGCACGAGACCTTCGGTGTAGCCGGCTTCTTCGGCGTGGCGGTGGACTACCGGGGGCTGGACGACGACAACACCGCCGCGCTGTGCCCGGTGGTCGTCACGCCTCGCCATCAGGTGGTGGAGCGCGCACACCCGGAGCACGGGCACCTGGCCGAGGCCCGCGCGAGGCTGCGCGCCTCGTGGGGCCGGATCGATCACTGGCTGCACGGCGGCTCACACTCGCTGGAGCTGGGCTGGCTGCTGACGCCAGTGCTGGGCCTGCTCTCCGTGCTGCTGATGCCGCTGCACCTGCTCGTCCCGCACACGGTGGATCGGATGCGCCGGGCGCTGTCCCGGAAGATGCTGCCCGCGCCGCGCACGGTGCTGACGAGCCTCCGCCCGGACGAGCACTCCACGGCCACGGACGCCAAGCCCGTGGGCTTCACGGTGGCCGAGCAGGCCGACCGCGTGGCCGCCACGCTGGAGAACGTGGGGCTGGTGAAGAACTTCGCTCCGCTGGTGGTGCTGCTGGGCCACGGCGCGGTGAGCGTCAACAACCCGCACCAGTCCGCCTACGACTGCGGCGCCTGCGGTGGCCGGCACGGGGGGCCCAACGCGCGCCTCTTCGCGGAGATGGCCAACCGGCCCGAGGTGCGGGCGAGGCTGCGCCAGCGTGGCATCCACATCCCCGACACCACCTTCTTCCTGGGAGGGCTGCACAACACCACCACCGATGAGGTGAGCCTCTCCGATACGGAGCACGTACCCGAGGCGCTCCGTGAGGAGCTGACGGCGTTCCGGCGGATGATGGACCGGGCGCGGATGCTCTCCGCGCACGAGCGCTGCCGCCGCTTCGAGTCCGCGCCGCTCACCCTCTCGCCCGCCGCGGCGCTGCGGCACGTGGAGGAGCGCGCGGTGGACCTGAGCCAGGCCCGGCCGGAGCTGGGCCACGTCACCAACGCGGCCTGTATCGTGGGCCGTCGCGCGCTGACGCGAGGGCTCTTCCTGGATCGGCGCTCCTTCCTCGTCTCGTACGACGCGACCATCGACGCCACGGGCTCCATCCTGGAGCGCATCCTGGCGGCGGTGGGGCCGGTGGGCGCAGGCATCAACCTGGAGTACTACTTCTCCTGCATCGACAACGACCGCTATGGGTGCGGCACCAAGCTGCCCCACAACCTCACCGGCATGCTCGGGGTGATGGATGGGGTGGAGAGCGATCTGCGCACGGGGCTGCCCCGGCAGATGATCGAGATCCACGAGCCGATCCGCCTGCTCATCCTCGTGGAGGCGAGCGTCGCGGTGCTGGCAGGCATCTATGAGCGGCAGCGCGAGCTGCGCGAGCTGATTGGAAACGGGTGGGTGCAGCTGGTGAGTGTGGATCCCGACACGGGGGCCATGCAGCGCTTCACGCCTCGCGGCTTCCAGCCCGTCACTCCGCCCGAGGCGCCGCTGCCGGTGGTCTCCGCCTCGCCCGAGTGGTACCGGGGGCAGCGGGACTTCCTGCCGCCGGCGTTGATCGACACCACGCAGGAGCCTCCCGTGAAGCGGCGCTCGGCTCCCTCTCCGCGCACTGGAGGTTCCGTCCATGCAGCTCAGTGA
- a CDS encoding RNA polymerase sigma factor, whose protein sequence is MQAGKAIAATSAPERDADPRARVSEGRARFEEEVSRLMPQLHRLCLTLCRQRQEAEDLLQDSLVRAFLHRDSFQGRGSLLGWLCGIIRNQFIENRRGMARRRSLLETMLEGASSVLGSIFTGGSEPLDPEVQLGHSEQTACLLRCLHTLPEKFRLVVLLCDIEELGYEEVASILEVPVGTVKSRHFRGRAQLSAAFKALQAQTPHEVRAEEDARELARRP, encoded by the coding sequence ATGCAAGCAGGGAAGGCCATCGCCGCGACGAGCGCCCCGGAGAGGGATGCGGACCCGAGGGCGCGCGTGAGTGAGGGCCGGGCGCGCTTCGAGGAGGAAGTGTCTCGGTTGATGCCCCAGCTACACCGGCTCTGCCTGACCCTCTGCCGACAGCGGCAGGAGGCGGAGGATCTGCTCCAGGACTCCTTGGTACGAGCGTTCCTGCACCGGGACTCCTTTCAAGGGAGGGGCTCACTGCTGGGCTGGCTGTGCGGCATCATCCGCAACCAGTTCATCGAGAACCGGCGGGGAATGGCCCGACGCCGCTCCTTGCTGGAGACGATGCTCGAGGGAGCCTCGTCGGTGCTCGGCTCCATCTTCACCGGCGGCTCCGAGCCGCTGGATCCAGAGGTGCAGCTGGGACACTCGGAGCAGACGGCCTGCCTGCTCCGGTGCCTGCACACGCTGCCCGAGAAGTTCCGGCTGGTGGTGCTGCTGTGTGACATCGAGGAGCTGGGTTACGAGGAGGTGGCCTCCATCCTGGAGGTGCCGGTGGGCACGGTGAAGAGCCGCCACTTCCGAGGCCGTGCCCAGCTGAGCGCTGCATTCAAGGCCTTGCAGGCCCAGACGCCGCACGAAGTGCGCGCAGAGGAGGACGCCCGTGAGCTCGCGCGACGACCGTAG
- a CDS encoding alpha/beta hydrolase family protein: MVQRQQHTVVTRDGISLAVSTYQREGVAPRQVALLLCAVGARQERYEPFARWLAHDGWRVATFDYRGIGGSVLEEDSRHTASMRAWGEQDVTAVIQWACDTFDPERLVAVAHSIGGQILPFAENHERLSAVAIVASQRGCWRHWSGWKRYGVMLFFRLYIPLCLRLFGRVPLSFVGLDDLERGIAEDYARWGLAEHYLWPSGESRSARFSGCTFPLLALSFEDDTFYAPKRAVQVLLHDYYVSTPALWCHVEHTRLGLRGLGHSGFFDARQCPEGWWREVSGWLRTASASSFQLSRGEGMVGPSLGSLAVPVLRPARGHELDEGAATPVLTSGLRGVGTR, encoded by the coding sequence ATGGTTCAGCGCCAGCAGCACACGGTCGTCACCCGGGATGGCATCTCCCTGGCGGTGAGCACCTATCAGCGGGAGGGAGTGGCACCGCGCCAGGTGGCCCTCCTGCTGTGCGCCGTGGGGGCCCGGCAGGAGCGGTATGAGCCCTTCGCTCGGTGGCTGGCCCATGACGGCTGGCGGGTCGCCACCTTCGACTACCGGGGCATCGGTGGCTCGGTGCTGGAGGAGGACAGTCGGCACACCGCCTCCATGCGCGCCTGGGGCGAGCAGGATGTGACGGCCGTCATCCAGTGGGCCTGCGACACGTTCGACCCCGAGCGGCTCGTCGCCGTGGCGCACAGCATCGGTGGGCAGATCCTCCCGTTCGCCGAGAACCACGAGAGGCTGAGCGCGGTGGCCATCGTCGCCTCTCAGCGCGGGTGCTGGCGCCACTGGAGCGGCTGGAAGCGCTACGGCGTGATGCTCTTCTTCCGGCTGTACATCCCGCTGTGCCTGAGGCTCTTCGGGCGGGTGCCGCTCTCGTTCGTGGGGCTGGATGACCTGGAGCGAGGCATCGCCGAGGACTACGCCCGGTGGGGGCTGGCCGAGCACTACCTGTGGCCCTCCGGCGAGTCGCGCTCGGCGCGCTTCTCGGGCTGCACCTTCCCGCTGCTCGCGCTCAGCTTCGAGGATGACACCTTCTATGCGCCGAAGCGGGCCGTGCAGGTGCTGCTGCACGACTACTACGTGTCGACGCCGGCGCTCTGGTGCCATGTCGAGCACACCCGGCTGGGGCTGCGCGGGCTGGGACACTCCGGCTTCTTTGACGCGCGGCAATGCCCGGAGGGGTGGTGGCGGGAGGTCTCCGGCTGGCTGCGCACCGCCTCCGCGAGCTCGTTCCAGCTCTCTCGAGGCGAGGGGATGGTCGGGCCGTCCCTGGGCTCTCTCGCAGTGCCCGTGTTGCGGCCAGCACGCGGGCACGAGCTGGACGAGGGCGCGGCTACCCCGGTGCTCACCTCCGGCCTGCGGGGAGTGGGGACGCGATGA
- a CDS encoding acyl-CoA desaturase codes for MHPLSVMNQEFLARGWNRKPTGRLLSELAFHLSLALGGLAVVAFSRVLLLDVLGVLLSTMGSLGISTNTHTSSHYATSNRRWVNRALTYFGYPLFLGMSATYWWQKHVAVHHPTPNVIGLDDDADLLPTFTLTTRDVAQARGLRRWWFEHQWLVIFFAIAFNALNVVQTGVRYLVGCLRDPKRRTKAHVYDALMLVGHVTLWLVVPSFFFGPLPVLALYGVRVVLLGYAIFIAFAPAHFPEEAAFLDREGRERAEYFRKADFILLQTSTTLNFRTGFFGRLFCAGVDYQIEHHLFPGYSHVYYPRMSRILKRFCEENGYPYRTLGWWEAVWKSLVVFRRPKPVYPRLTGLRGARLATESQERRAPELLAGQEQVA; via the coding sequence GTGCATCCACTGTCCGTCATGAACCAGGAGTTCCTCGCGCGCGGCTGGAACCGCAAGCCCACGGGGCGGCTCCTCTCGGAGCTGGCCTTCCACCTGTCGCTCGCGCTGGGTGGGCTGGCCGTGGTGGCGTTCTCGCGCGTCCTGCTGCTCGATGTGCTCGGGGTGCTCCTCTCCACGATGGGCTCGCTGGGCATCTCGACCAACACCCATACGTCCTCGCACTACGCCACGAGCAACCGGCGCTGGGTGAACCGGGCCCTGACGTACTTCGGCTATCCGCTCTTCCTGGGCATGTCGGCCACATACTGGTGGCAGAAGCACGTGGCGGTCCACCACCCCACACCCAACGTCATCGGGCTGGATGACGACGCGGACCTGCTGCCCACCTTCACGCTCACCACGCGGGACGTGGCCCAGGCGCGAGGGCTGCGCCGGTGGTGGTTCGAGCACCAGTGGCTGGTCATCTTCTTCGCCATCGCCTTCAACGCGCTCAACGTCGTGCAGACGGGGGTGCGCTACCTGGTCGGCTGCCTGCGCGACCCCAAGCGCCGCACGAAGGCGCACGTCTACGACGCGCTGATGCTCGTGGGGCACGTGACGCTGTGGCTGGTGGTCCCGTCGTTCTTCTTCGGTCCGCTGCCGGTGCTGGCGCTGTACGGGGTGCGCGTGGTGCTGCTGGGGTACGCCATCTTCATCGCCTTCGCCCCCGCGCACTTCCCGGAGGAGGCGGCCTTCCTGGACCGGGAGGGACGGGAGCGCGCCGAGTACTTCCGGAAGGCGGACTTCATCCTCCTGCAGACGTCCACGACGCTGAACTTCCGCACGGGGTTCTTCGGCCGGCTCTTCTGCGCGGGGGTGGACTACCAGATTGAGCACCACCTCTTCCCCGGCTACAGCCACGTGTACTACCCGCGGATGAGCCGCATCCTGAAGCGCTTCTGCGAGGAGAACGGCTACCCCTACCGCACGCTCGGCTGGTGGGAGGCGGTCTGGAAGTCGCTGGTGGTCTTCCGCCGCCCCAAGCCCGTCTATCCGCGGCTCACGGGCCTGCGCGGAGCCAGGCTGGCCACGGAGTCCCAGGAGCGCCGCGCTCCGGAGCTGCTGGCCGGCCAGGAGCAGGTGGCCTGA
- a CDS encoding class I SAM-dependent methyltransferase, protein MSLAQDTFIQILNRHIADATVRLIVEDEPFTVGGGGDAPVATLRIHDRRFFSRVLSQGNLGMGEAYMEGDFTVEEGTLHDFLTVLLRNRIDRKVRGDPRTVLKVLRVQLGNKLTGAQWRYVQRHYDLGDELFESFLDETMTYSCGYALTPEDSLEDLQRNKLERICRKLELKSGEHLLDIGCGFGGLLIHAARNHGVTGVGITNSRRHCERGNENIARAGLSDRIRLELRDHSTIDGRFDKIVSVGMLEHLPRKEYRRYFSRIARALTPRGVGLVHAIGTSAPVNTHDPFIQRYIFPGSGQVKLSEAAHHLERQGLAIRDVENIVRHYHYTAKHWLTRFQQNQDRLDPKRYDPTFRRLWEYYLHCCVAAPLASDGTVYQVLFTKDYAAPMPLHRV, encoded by the coding sequence ATGAGCCTGGCGCAAGACACCTTCATCCAGATCCTGAACCGTCACATCGCCGATGCCACCGTTCGCCTGATCGTGGAGGACGAGCCCTTCACGGTGGGCGGCGGAGGGGATGCACCCGTGGCGACGCTCCGCATCCACGACCGTCGCTTCTTCTCGCGCGTGCTGAGCCAGGGCAACCTGGGGATGGGCGAGGCCTACATGGAGGGGGACTTCACCGTCGAGGAGGGCACGCTCCACGACTTCCTTACCGTCCTGCTGCGCAACCGCATCGACCGGAAGGTGAGGGGCGATCCGCGCACGGTGCTGAAGGTGCTGCGCGTGCAGCTGGGCAACAAGCTCACGGGCGCGCAGTGGCGCTACGTCCAGCGGCACTATGATCTCGGCGATGAGCTCTTCGAGTCCTTCCTCGACGAGACGATGACGTACTCGTGCGGCTACGCGCTCACGCCGGAGGACTCGCTGGAGGACCTGCAGCGCAACAAGCTGGAGCGCATCTGCCGCAAGCTGGAGCTGAAGTCGGGCGAGCACCTGCTGGACATCGGGTGCGGCTTTGGCGGCCTGCTCATCCACGCGGCGCGCAACCACGGCGTGACGGGGGTGGGCATCACCAACAGCCGGCGGCACTGCGAGCGCGGCAACGAGAACATCGCTCGGGCGGGGCTGTCCGACCGCATCCGCCTCGAGCTGAGGGACCACAGCACCATCGACGGCCGCTTCGACAAGATCGTCAGCGTGGGCATGCTGGAGCACCTGCCGCGCAAGGAGTACCGGCGGTACTTCTCGCGCATCGCCCGGGCGCTGACGCCGCGGGGGGTGGGGCTGGTGCACGCCATCGGCACGAGCGCTCCCGTCAACACGCATGATCCGTTCATCCAGCGCTACATCTTCCCCGGCTCGGGGCAGGTGAAGCTCTCGGAGGCGGCGCACCACCTGGAGCGGCAGGGGCTCGCCATCCGGGACGTGGAGAACATCGTCCGGCACTACCACTACACGGCGAAGCACTGGCTCACGCGCTTCCAGCAGAACCAGGACCGGCTGGATCCGAAGCGGTACGACCCGACGTTCCGCCGGCTCTGGGAGTACTACCTGCACTGCTGCGTGGCGGCGCCGCTCGCGTCGGACGGCACGGTGTACCAGGTGCTCTTCACGAAGGACTACGCGGCGCCCATGCCGCTGCATCGCGTCTAG
- a CDS encoding alpha/beta fold hydrolase: MTAVAVEEESFFVELARARVHTRVVGQGSKTLVIVPDPPNLIEHHRDVIESLARDFRVICFELPGFGRSQLRNGARFSLELQVEVMAGVLERLAVRQAILEMSCLGALVGLRLARLRPELVERLVLAQVSTQERMRTWAKGTDVCGLIHTPRVGQALVSLGRRFIARHWYQAALPEGTDGRTRQRYLQPTLQALREGGDFELASAYQSLRRAGALDYGDIRQPTLLLWGRADRTHEGASARDLLHALPRAELVELDGCGHFPTLEEAGRYEERLRAWLRG, from the coding sequence ATGACGGCCGTGGCGGTGGAAGAGGAGAGCTTCTTCGTGGAGCTTGCTCGAGCGCGTGTCCACACGCGGGTGGTGGGGCAGGGGAGCAAGACGCTGGTCATCGTCCCGGACCCTCCCAACCTGATCGAGCACCACCGCGACGTCATCGAGAGCCTGGCGCGAGACTTCCGCGTCATCTGCTTCGAGCTGCCGGGCTTCGGGCGCTCCCAGCTGCGGAATGGGGCGCGCTTCAGCCTGGAGCTCCAGGTGGAGGTGATGGCCGGGGTGCTGGAGCGGCTCGCGGTGCGTCAGGCCATCCTGGAGATGTCCTGCCTGGGAGCGCTGGTGGGGCTGCGCCTCGCGCGCCTGAGGCCGGAGCTCGTGGAGCGGTTGGTGCTCGCGCAGGTGTCCACGCAGGAGCGGATGCGGACCTGGGCGAAGGGCACCGACGTCTGCGGCCTCATCCACACGCCCCGGGTGGGACAGGCGCTCGTGTCGCTCGGCCGGCGCTTCATCGCGCGACACTGGTACCAGGCGGCGCTGCCGGAAGGGACCGATGGGCGGACGCGTCAGCGCTACCTCCAGCCCACGCTCCAGGCGCTCCGGGAGGGCGGGGACTTCGAGCTGGCCTCGGCCTACCAGTCGCTGCGGCGCGCTGGAGCGCTGGACTACGGGGACATCCGGCAGCCCACACTCCTGTTATGGGGCCGCGCGGACCGGACGCATGAGGGGGCTTCCGCCCGGGACCTCCTGCATGCGCTGCCCCGCGCGGAGCTCGTCGAGCTGGACGGGTGTGGCCACTTCCCCACCTTGGAAGAGGCCGGACGGTACGAGGAACGCCTCCGGGCCTGGCTGCGGGGGTGA
- a CDS encoding SulP family inorganic anion transporter yields MQVPTVSAPRADAAAPSWKSDIVSGFLVFLIAMPLCLGIAMASGFPPVAGILTAVVGGVVSTWLGSARLTIKGPAAGLIAIAIAAVQELGGGDMRLGYRRALATIVLAAVVQILFAVLRSGKLGDFFPSSVVHGMLAAIGVIIFSKQVHTLLGVTPQGKAPFELLAEIPQSLTRMNPEIALIGLVSLVLIFGHLGLSTRLPALKRVPAPLLVLLAAVPMGLLFELDHEHTFTWSQNVYSVGPNFLVNLPGNLLSAITFPDFSAVFSAPSLKYVAMFALVGSIESLLSAKAVDMLDPQKRRSDLDKDLLATGVGNLISGLLGGLPMISEIVRSSANINYGARSRLSNFFHGLFLLLFVAFAPMLIHRIPLAALAAMLIFTGVRLASPSEFVKTFRIGAEQLVIFTFTLVVTLATDLLVGVAAGIALKTVVHLFNGAPPRSLFRPEIETHHAEDRVVLRVRHAAVFTNYLTIKKHLLRQADARHVELDLSHARLVDHTTMERLHELEHEFRQQGRHFRLLGLEKHRSLSEHPLSARKKMVDADLGLTS; encoded by the coding sequence ATGCAGGTCCCAACCGTTTCCGCGCCCCGAGCCGATGCCGCGGCGCCTTCCTGGAAGAGCGACATCGTCTCCGGGTTCCTCGTCTTCCTCATCGCGATGCCGCTGTGTCTGGGTATCGCGATGGCGAGCGGCTTTCCGCCTGTCGCCGGCATCCTCACGGCCGTGGTGGGCGGCGTCGTCTCCACGTGGCTGGGCAGCGCCCGGCTGACGATCAAGGGACCGGCGGCGGGGCTGATCGCCATCGCCATCGCCGCGGTGCAGGAGCTGGGCGGCGGTGACATGCGCCTGGGCTACCGGCGCGCGCTGGCCACCATCGTCCTGGCCGCGGTGGTGCAGATCCTCTTCGCGGTGCTGCGCTCGGGGAAGCTGGGAGACTTCTTCCCCTCATCGGTGGTGCACGGGATGCTGGCGGCGATCGGCGTCATCATCTTCTCCAAGCAGGTGCACACGCTGCTGGGCGTCACCCCCCAGGGCAAGGCGCCCTTCGAGCTCCTGGCGGAGATTCCCCAGAGCCTGACGCGGATGAACCCGGAGATCGCCCTCATCGGGCTCGTCAGCCTGGTGCTGATCTTCGGACACCTGGGGCTGAGCACGCGGCTACCGGCGCTCAAGCGCGTTCCGGCGCCGCTGCTGGTGCTGCTGGCCGCCGTGCCCATGGGGCTGCTCTTCGAGCTGGACCATGAGCACACCTTCACCTGGTCGCAGAACGTCTATTCGGTGGGCCCCAACTTCCTGGTCAATCTGCCGGGCAACCTGCTGTCCGCCATCACCTTCCCGGACTTCTCCGCCGTCTTCTCGGCGCCCTCGCTCAAGTACGTGGCCATGTTCGCCCTGGTGGGCAGCATCGAGTCGCTGCTGAGCGCCAAGGCGGTGGACATGTTGGATCCCCAGAAGCGGCGCTCGGACCTGGACAAGGACCTGCTGGCGACCGGCGTGGGCAACCTGATCAGCGGCCTGCTCGGAGGCCTGCCGATGATCTCCGAGATCGTCCGCAGCTCGGCCAACATCAACTATGGGGCCAGGAGCCGGCTCTCCAACTTCTTCCACGGCCTGTTCCTGCTGCTCTTCGTGGCCTTCGCGCCAATGCTCATTCACCGCATCCCGCTGGCGGCGCTGGCGGCGATGCTGATCTTCACGGGCGTGCGGCTGGCCTCGCCGAGCGAGTTCGTGAAGACGTTCCGCATCGGCGCCGAGCAGCTCGTCATCTTCACCTTCACGCTGGTGGTGACGCTGGCCACGGACCTGCTGGTGGGCGTGGCCGCGGGCATCGCGCTGAAGACGGTGGTGCACCTGTTCAACGGCGCGCCCCCGCGCAGCCTGTTCCGGCCGGAGATCGAGACGCACCATGCCGAGGATCGCGTGGTGTTGCGGGTGCGGCACGCGGCCGTCTTCACCAACTACCTCACCATCAAGAAGCACCTGCTGCGGCAGGCGGATGCCCGGCACGTGGAGCTGGATCTGTCACACGCGCGGCTGGTGGACCACACGACGATGGAGCGGCTGCACGAGCTGGAGCACGAGTTCCGCCAGCAGGGCCGCCACTTCCGCCTCCTGGGGCTCGAGAAGCACCGGAGCCTCTCCGAGCACCCGCTGTCCGCGCGCAAGAAGATGGTGGACGCGGACCTCGGCCTCACCTCCTGA